The DNA region CCACCGAGTGGATTTTAGGTTTATAACTTATTATATTTTGTTAGCCAACCTTGCGCTAACTTCATTTCTATTGTATTCAGACAAAATAGTATTGTGTTGTACCCTTTCTCCCACAGCAGCTATGTATTTAGTGTAGCAATAGATGGATAAATTTGAAGCATTTTTGTTGATATTTGAATAATGGTTCATTAAACCAAAGATTCATTATTAAAAACTGTTTCTATGATCACATTTTACCCCGGACCCTCCAAGGTTTACCCACAAATAGGAAAATATACCCAACAAGCAGTTGAAAAGGGCATTTTGTCGCAAAACCATCGCAGCTCTGCTTTTGTCGAGCTTTCAAGTCAAACCATCAGTTTACTGAAGCAAAAGCTGACTATACCACCTGACTATTGGGTGTTTTATACTTCGTCGGCTACTGAATGTTGGGAAATCATTGCCCAATCGTTGATACAAAAGCAAAGTTATCATGTATACAATGGAGCATTTGGTGAAAAATGGGCAAAGCGTACTCAAGAACTAGGAATCAACACCACTCAGTATGCTTTTGACCCTGCCACTTCATTAGACATTCTGCAATTGACCATCAACCCAGCCCACGAGCTCATTGCTATTACACACAACGAAACCTCCAATGCGACTGCTTTGTCTTCCACGTTTCTGCGTGATTTAAGGCAAAGTTTTCCAGCACAGCTCATTGCAGTAGATGCTACTTCATCATTAGGAGGAGTACAGTTAGACATTTCGCAGGCAGATGTCTGGTATGCTTCAGTGCAAAAGTGCCTGGGTTTGCCCGCCGGAATGGCAATTATGCTGTGTTCACCCAAAGCAATTGAACATGCTTTGGCAATCAATGAACGAAATCATTACAATAGTTTGGCTTTGATGATAGAAAAAATGCAAGATTGGCAAACAACTTACACGCCCAATATCTTGAATATTTACTTGTTGAATCAGGTTTTGCAACAAGTTCCCAGCATAGAGAAAGTAGATAAAATGGTGAAGCAAAGAGCTCAGGCATACTATAGTTTTTTTGAAAAGATAGAAGGCTTACAGTTATTGAACGAAAATCCAGCAGTAAGATCAGCCACAGTAATTTCGCTAAAAGGTAGTTTAAATCGAATAGCCCATATTAAAGATTTGGCAAAGCAAAAAAATATTATTCTGGGCAATGGTTATGGTAAATGGAAAGATACTACCTTTAGAATAGCCAACTTTCCTGCAATTGAAGATTTTGAAATAGAACTATTGAAAGATTTTTTTAACACTATGATGAGTTGATAAGTACTTTAAATATTCTTTTATTACAACCCTGAGGTAAATATTTTAAAACATTATACCTTTGCGCCATTCAAATACAGCCACCTAGTGTGCGTGTTGCTTAATTGTATTTAAGTAATAAGTGTACGGTGGTTTTTTTTATGGTGTCCTTAAATTGAAAGGAGGTAACAATGTTAAGTTTAAAAGAAATTTTATCAGTATCTTTAGTGCTTTTTTCTGTAATTGATATCTTAGGTTCAATACCTATTGTCATTGACCTTAGGCAAAAAGCCGGTGAAATTCAGTCGGTGAAAGCCACTCTGGTGGCAGGGGTAATTATGTTCGTGTTTTTGTTTCTGGGAGAATCTATCCTTAGACTTTTCGGAATAGATGTTGCCTCCTTTGCCATTGCAGGGTCGTTTATTTTGTTTGTGTTGGGGGTAGAAATGGTGCTTGGAGTACACTTGTTTAAGTCTGCCAATGATCCTAAAAGTACTTCTATAGTGCCGCTGGCTTTTCCTATCATTGCTGGGGCTGGAACAATGACCACCATTGTGTCATTAAGAGCAGAATATGCTCAATTGAGCGTGGTAGTGGGTATATTTGTAAACCTGATATTTGTTTTGATAGTTCTAAAATCATTAGGATGGATTGAACGAAAGTTAGGGCAGGCAGGAGCCGATGTGTTAAGGCGCATATTTGGAGTGATTTTATTGGCAATAGCCGTTAAGTTGTTCAAAACCAATGTTATGTTGCTTTAGTGTGCTATAAAGTGAGAATAAATTTATATATTTGATAGTCAGCTGCTTATAAAGTAGCTGGCTATTTTTTTGAGAAAAAATAGAATGCAGGGGGATAGATTTGCCCTGACAGATGTACATAAAAGCAAAGAGGGAGAAAAATAGAATGCAACTTATTGATAAACTAAAACAGGGGGATCAAGAATTATTACAAGCGATTTATCATCAGCATAAAAATCGTTTTGTAAATATTATGAAAGCCCGCTTTCCTGAATGTGATGTGTTGGTGGTAGAAGATGCTTACTCAGAAGCTGTAGAAGTATTGTTTAACAATATTAACCAAGGAAAGCTCACCCACATAGAGCAATCAATCGAATCATATATTTTTGCAATTGCAAGAAATAAACTATACCGGGACTCTAAAAAAGCCCAACAAAATCTCAGACTAAGTGTTGACTTGGAAGATAAGTCAGAACAGGATGTTTGGGAAACAGAGCGGCACCTTATGTCTAAGTGCTTAGAGCAACTGGGCGAACGGTGTCAAAAATTATTAAAACTATTTTATTACAGCTATAAATCTCTTCAATCAATCACAACAGAAATGGGTTTTGGTGATACCCAAAATGCTTCAGCAGCAAAATATAAATGTTCGCAAAAATTGAAGAAAAGGATGCTAAATGAGATGAAAAACCAACGTCATTAAAAAGGAAAGTGACAAAATTTATGGATGGTACAATGAGAGATAATGAATCAAAGTTTGAGCTAATAGAAAAATATTTTGATGGCAGACTAAGTGCTGCTGAGCGAAGTGTTTTTGACCAGCTAATGGCCACAGACCAGGAATTTATCAGTGATGTAGACGATTACAGAAAGTTAACCGCATTTACCGACTTTCTGGATGAAGAAATCTTATTGAAAGGTTTGGATCTGAGCCTTACAAATAAAAAAACTAACTCAAACAAACATCAACTAGTAGCTAATGCACCCCTTAACCAGAAAGATCAGCGCGCAACTGTTAAACCAATATTTTTTCCACGTAGAGTAAGCAACCGTTATGCCGCTGCTATAGCTTTACTTTTTGTAAGTTTGGTAGCCGTAAGTTTGATGTTTTCAAACATTGATTGGAATCAAACCTCAAGCAGTAAAAACTCTAAGGTGCTTACTGTAGAGTATGAGCGCAAAGACAGCAAACCCACTAAGATACCTGAAAAAACAGCAAAGACTGTGACAGAGAAAAAGCCAAAGGCAACACAAGAAATGGCTTTTTTGGCTACCAATTTTGAAGTAAACGATACATTTGAAAAGCTTATTTTAGAGCAATCAAGTGTTTTGAAAAATCGTAGTGAAAACCAGTCCAAATTAAAGTTTGAAATTATCCAACCACAAAAAACCCCATCAGTGGGCAACGAAATGCTCATTCAATGGAAATCGAATGATGCTTCAGTTGAAAACATCACTGTAAAAGTATACAACAATAAAAACCAGATTATGAAAACATATAATTTTCCGAACAAATCTGGTAAAACAACTTTGAATACCCAGTCTTTGAAACAAGGGCTTTACTATTGGCGAGTAATGAGTACGGAGACTGAAGAAGTTTTATTTATTGGTAAGTTTACCAAAAAACAGTAATACTTCTTAAAAGATGATAACCAGTACCTTAAACATTAAGTAAATGCGCTATTAGCTGAAGCAGAGCTCGGCACAGTAGAACTGTAGCCTCGGTTATTTAGGATGAGTTTTGTTTTCTGACGCACTTTAAAAATCGTGCAGAGTTAGTTTACAATTCCGATGCATATCGGAACCGGAGCTACGCAAACTTTTTGAAGTAAAGTCAGCGAGCTAAAGACTCCAAATAATGTGGTAGGAAT from Microscilla marina ATCC 23134 includes:
- a CDS encoding aminotransferase class V-fold PLP-dependent enzyme — encoded protein: MITFYPGPSKVYPQIGKYTQQAVEKGILSQNHRSSAFVELSSQTISLLKQKLTIPPDYWVFYTSSATECWEIIAQSLIQKQSYHVYNGAFGEKWAKRTQELGINTTQYAFDPATSLDILQLTINPAHELIAITHNETSNATALSSTFLRDLRQSFPAQLIAVDATSSLGGVQLDISQADVWYASVQKCLGLPAGMAIMLCSPKAIEHALAINERNHYNSLALMIEKMQDWQTTYTPNILNIYLLNQVLQQVPSIEKVDKMVKQRAQAYYSFFEKIEGLQLLNENPAVRSATVISLKGSLNRIAHIKDLAKQKNIILGNGYGKWKDTTFRIANFPAIEDFEIELLKDFFNTMMS
- a CDS encoding MarC family protein yields the protein MLSLKEILSVSLVLFSVIDILGSIPIVIDLRQKAGEIQSVKATLVAGVIMFVFLFLGESILRLFGIDVASFAIAGSFILFVLGVEMVLGVHLFKSANDPKSTSIVPLAFPIIAGAGTMTTIVSLRAEYAQLSVVVGIFVNLIFVLIVLKSLGWIERKLGQAGADVLRRIFGVILLAIAVKLFKTNVMLL
- a CDS encoding RNA polymerase sigma factor gives rise to the protein MQLIDKLKQGDQELLQAIYHQHKNRFVNIMKARFPECDVLVVEDAYSEAVEVLFNNINQGKLTHIEQSIESYIFAIARNKLYRDSKKAQQNLRLSVDLEDKSEQDVWETERHLMSKCLEQLGERCQKLLKLFYYSYKSLQSITTEMGFGDTQNASAAKYKCSQKLKKRMLNEMKNQRH
- a CDS encoding anti-sigma factor yields the protein MRDNESKFELIEKYFDGRLSAAERSVFDQLMATDQEFISDVDDYRKLTAFTDFLDEEILLKGLDLSLTNKKTNSNKHQLVANAPLNQKDQRATVKPIFFPRRVSNRYAAAIALLFVSLVAVSLMFSNIDWNQTSSSKNSKVLTVEYERKDSKPTKIPEKTAKTVTEKKPKATQEMAFLATNFEVNDTFEKLILEQSSVLKNRSENQSKLKFEIIQPQKTPSVGNEMLIQWKSNDASVENITVKVYNNKNQIMKTYNFPNKSGKTTLNTQSLKQGLYYWRVMSTETEEVLFIGKFTKKQ